The sequence CCGGGCCTGTCATGGTCGGTGCGATCAGCCGCTGTGTGTATGTAAAGGGGGACGTGGGCGGCGGATCGGCTGATTCCGGCTGGATCCTGTGCTGAGGGTGCGACCCAACTAGGTCTGTTCAGCAGCGTGTTGGCCCGGCTAGGTTCACGGCGACCGAAGTGAACTCAAGGGGAGGGTGAATGCGCAAGACGCTCGGATGGCTGCTGTCGCTCGTGGTGCTGATCGGCACCATGGGCGCGGCCGGCTCCACGGCACATGCGGCCACCGCCGCAGGGCCGGCGGCCGCCACGGACATCAAGGACCAGATCCTCGGCATTCCCGGGATGAGCCTGATCGAGGAGAAGCCGTACCCCGGCTACCGCTTCTTCGTACTGAACTACGAGCAGCCGGTCGACCACCGGCAGCCGTGGAAGGGCACCTTCAAGCAGCGCATGACCCTGCTGCACAAGGACGTCTCGCGGCCGACGGTCTTCTTCACCTCCGGCTACAACGTCAACACCAACCCGCGCCGCAGTGAGCCGACGACCATCGTCGACGGCAACCAGGTGTCCATGGAGTATCGGTTCTTCACACCCTCCCGGCCCGACGCGGCCAACTGGGCGAACCTGGACATCTGGCAGGCCGCCAGCGACCAGCACCGCATCTTCGCCGCCCTGAAGAAGATCTACACCAAGAACTGGCTGGCCACGGGCGGCAGCAAGGGCGGTATGACGGCGACCTACTACGAGCGCTTCTACCCGCGCGACATGGACGGCGTCGTCGCGTACGTCGCGCCCAACGACGTCGTCAACAACGAGGACTCGGCCTACGACCGGTTCTTCGCCAAGGTCGGCACCAAGGAGTGCCGCGACAAGCTGAACGCGGTGCAGCGCGAGGCGCTCGTACGCCGCGAGCCGCTGGAGGCCAAGTACGCGGTCGCCGCCGCCGAGAACGGCTGGACCTTCACCACCGTCGGTGACCTCGACAAGGCCTACGAGGCCGTCGTGCTCGACTACGTGTGGGCCTTCTGGCAGTACAGCCTGCTCGCCGACTGCGCCGCCGTCCCGGCCGCCGCCACCGCCACGGACCAGGAGATCTGGGACACGATCGACGCGATCTCCGGCTTCTCCGCCTACGCCGACCAGGGCCTGGCGACGTACACCCCGTACTACTACCAGGCGGGCACCCAGCTCGGCTCTCCGGACATCAAGCAGCCGCACCTCAAGGGCCTGAGCCGCTACGGCTACCAGCCGCCGCGCAACTTCGTGCCCCGCGACATCCCCATGACCTTCCAGCCGGGAGCCATGAAGGACATCGACACCTGGGTGCGCGACAACGCGAACCAGATGCTGTTCGTGTACGGGCAGAACGACCCCTGGGGCGCCGAGCCGTTCCACCTCGGCTACGGGGTCCGCGACAGCCACGTCATGACCGCGCCGGGCGCCAACCACGGAGCCAACGTCGCCCAGCTGCTCGACGGCGAGAAGGACCTCGCGACCGCCAGGATCCTGAAGTGGGCCGGGGTCGCCCCGGCCGCCGCGCTCGCCGACGCAGGCAAGGCGGCGCCGCTGGCGGCGCCGGACGCGCAGCTCGACCAGCGCGACCTGGAGCGCGAGCCGCAGCTGCGGCCGTAGCGCCTCCCCGTCGGGCCGCGGGTTAGGGGGTGTCCGGTGGATCGGGGCGGGCCGGGCCCGGCCTTGATCCACCGGACACCCCCCCTAGTACGTCAGCCCGTGGCCCAGCGGGTAGCGGCCCGGGACGGGGACCGGGAGGCGGCCCGAGGGGCGCACCGCCCCGGTCAGCACCCGGGCCGCCGCCCGCATCTCCACATCCGTCCAGGAGTACGTCGCCAGCTCCGCCGCGCACTGTGGCAGCCGGGCCGGGTCGTACGGGTTGCGGACCGCCACGACGACCACCGGCACCCCGGTGGCCAGCAGTTCCGTGACCAGCTTGCGCTGGGGGCTGTCCCCCTCGGGGACGTTGTACGTGCACACCAGGACCGCCGCGTGGCCGGGCGCCTCGGCCGCCGCGCGGGCCGGCGGCGCCGCCGTGGCCCGGCAGCCCAGGGCGGTCAGCTCCCGGGCCAGTACGGCCGTAGGGGGCCCCGTCGTACCGCTGGGGGACGCCGGGTCGGTCCCGGTGACCAGCAGCCGGGGGCC comes from Streptomyces sp. NBC_01408 and encodes:
- a CDS encoding S28 family serine protease — its product is MRKTLGWLLSLVVLIGTMGAAGSTAHAATAAGPAAATDIKDQILGIPGMSLIEEKPYPGYRFFVLNYEQPVDHRQPWKGTFKQRMTLLHKDVSRPTVFFTSGYNVNTNPRRSEPTTIVDGNQVSMEYRFFTPSRPDAANWANLDIWQAASDQHRIFAALKKIYTKNWLATGGSKGGMTATYYERFYPRDMDGVVAYVAPNDVVNNEDSAYDRFFAKVGTKECRDKLNAVQREALVRREPLEAKYAVAAAENGWTFTTVGDLDKAYEAVVLDYVWAFWQYSLLADCAAVPAAATATDQEIWDTIDAISGFSAYADQGLATYTPYYYQAGTQLGSPDIKQPHLKGLSRYGYQPPRNFVPRDIPMTFQPGAMKDIDTWVRDNANQMLFVYGQNDPWGAEPFHLGYGVRDSHVMTAPGANHGANVAQLLDGEKDLATARILKWAGVAPAAALADAGKAAPLAAPDAQLDQRDLEREPQLRP